In one Brassica oleracea var. oleracea cultivar TO1000 chromosome C9, BOL, whole genome shotgun sequence genomic region, the following are encoded:
- the LOC106314739 gene encoding uncharacterized protein LOC106314739: MDDDEPIDGFISKISELASESYVLGKKYEEKDLVKKLLRWLPPRFEAYKAVHDLEKFDRLANTQKSIAFKADANEGDKVSKIEETLGLMAQNFNKFVKHMEKGYGHFRNECPLAKRKELKCIECKGIGHNRSECPNTLKKDKSLVCFSDTESDSDSGDEEMHLNFIALIGQEDDKKSENLAELSDQEEDDGLNQELEIEYKTFFDKFAELSHENLQLLNNKAMLKAQVNILELEQSSLQTPAPSILKESDQEILALKRAMTEQERVHKQFEVKVNQLSELLAKEVDKSKCDLYPNYKELSQVVIPHKSIEPHTESEQEFVCNFATLRGENDVISNVAFTSAKIHNQVETPWYFDSGFSKHMIGNQDFIEKLEHIKGGKVTFGDGGQGKIRGVGVMERADLPRLINVYFVDGLKANLISVSQLCDDGLEVFFNKFVRGVPDLENQTDIVCGACCQGKQIKIQHKQITEIHSKRILELVHMDLMGPITPESIAGKRYIFVLVDDFSRYTWVDFLRNKSDALQSFRILALQLKQEKGGIIQNNSDHGGESQNEQFDRFCQRQGIRHQYAAPRTPQQNGVVERKNRTLQDMARAMLCGNSALSGFWAEAVSTACYVINRVYVRPKTKTTPYEIFKGKTPNLSHMHVFGCLCYILNDKDHLVKFDAKSDVGMFLGYSSNSSSYRVFNKRTKFVSDNVNVVFDDNVGFYQARVTQTIDCVTPTIATPIEAHVKYECQEEVEQDAILVDLDQGRVHKNHSAADVIGGVFDERVTRKKQIDFNEMVKLVCFMAKMNTVECLVSLIEPKNIQEALEDEY; the protein is encoded by the exons ATGGATGACGATGAACCTATTGATGGGTTTATCTCAAAGATCAGCGAGCTAGCAAGTGAGTCTTATGTACTTGGGAAGAAATATGAAGAAAAGGATTTGGTGAAGAAGTTGCTGAGATGGTTACCACCAAGGTTCGAAGCATACAAAGCG GTTCATGACCTTGAGAAATTTGATCGACTGGCAAACACTCAAAAGAGTATTGCATTTAAGGCTGACGCAAATGAAGGTGACAAAGTCTCAAAAATTGAAGAAACTTTGGGACTTATGGCTCAAAACTTCAACAAATTTGTTAAGCATATGGAAAAAG GATATGGTCATTTCCGAAACGAGTGTCCCCTAGCCAAGAGAAAGGAGCTGAAATGCATTGAGTGCAAAGGAATCGGGCATAATCGGAGTGAATGTCCCAACACCTTAAAGAAGGATAAATCTCTTGTTTGCTTCAGCGACACAGAGTCGGATAGCGATAGTGGAGATGAGGAGATGCACTTAAACTTCATAGCCCTGATCGGACAAGAAGATGATAAGAAGTCTGAAAATCTTGCTGAGTTAAGTGACCAAGAGGAAGACGATGGACTAAATCAAGAACTTGAAATAGAGTATAAGACATTTTTCGATAAATTTGCTGAACTCAGTCATGAGAACTTGCAACTTCTCAATAACAAGGCCATGTTAAAGGCACAAGTGAACATTTTGGAGTTAGAACAAAGCTCGTTACAGACACCTGCTCCATCTATCTTAAAAGAGTCTGATCAGGAAATATTAGCCTTGAAGAGAGCCATGACTGAACAAGAAAGAGTTCATAAGCAGTTTGAAGTAAAAGTCAATCAGCTCAGTGAGTTACTTGCTAAGGAGGTGGATAAGA GTAAGTGTGATTTATATCCTAACTACAAGGAGCTCTCTCAAGTTGTGATACCTCACAAGAGTATTGAGCCACACACTGAGTCGGAACAAGAGTTTGTCTGTAACTTTGCTACTCTACGAGGCGAAAACGATGTGATAAGTAATGTTGCTTTTACAAGTGCCAAAATTCACAATCAGGTTGAGACCCCATGGTATTTTGACAGTGGTTTCTCTAAGCATATGATAGGAAATCAAGACTTCATTGAGAAACTTGAACACATCAAAGGAGGCAAAGTTACCTTTGGTGATGGAGGACAAGGAAAAATTCGTGGTGTAGGTGTGATGGAGAGGGCTGATCTTCCCAGACTCATTAATGTCTATTTCGTAGATGGACTTAAGGCAAATCTTATCAGTGTTAGCCAACTCTGTGATGATGGATTGGAGGTTTTTTTCAACA AATTTGTTCGTGGAGTGCCTGATCTAGAGAATCAAACTGATATTGTATGTGGAGCATGCTGTCAAGGAAAGCAGATTAAGATTCAACATAAACAGATTACTGAGATTCATTCTAAGCGCATATTGGAGTTGGTTCACATGGATCTTATGGGTCCAATTACTCCTGAAAGCATTGCTGGCAAGCGATATATCTTCGTTCTTGTTGATGATTTCTCAAGATACACCTGGGTTGATTTCCTAAGAAACAAGTCTGATGCTCTTCAGAGCTTTCGTATCTTGGCGCTACAGCTGAAACAAGAAAAAGGTGGAATCATCCAGAACAATAGTGACCATGGGGGTGAATCTCAAAATGAACAGTTTGATCGGTTCTGTCAACGTCAAGGAATTCGCCATCAATATGCTGCTCCTAGAACTCCTCAACAGAACGGGGTCGTCGAAAGGAAAAACAGAACGTTGCAGGATATGGCACGGGCAATGCTCTGTGGTAACAGTGCCCTTTCAGGATTCTGGGCAGAAGCAGTGAGTACCGCATGTTATGTGATAAACCGGGTATACGTGAGACCTAAGACAAAGACTACACCGTATGAGATCTTCAAAGGAAAAACTCCTAATCTGAGTCACATGCATGTCTTCGGGTGCTTATGCTACATTCTAAATGATAAAGATCACTTGGTAAAATTCGATGCTAAAAGTGATGTTGGAATGTTCCTTGGCTACTCGTCTAACAGCTCATCATACAGAGTATTCAATAAACGCACCAAGTTCGTGAGTGATAACGTGAATGTTGTGTTTGACGATAATGTTGGTTTCTACCAAGCCAGAGTAACACAAACCATTGACTGTGTGACACCAACAATCGCTACACCAATCGAAGCTCATGTTAAGTATGAGTGCCAAGAGGAAGTTGAACAGGATGCAATACTAGTTGATCTTGATCAAGGACGGGTACATAAGAACCACTCTGCTGCAGATGTGATTGGTGGAGTCTTCGATGAAAGGGTCACACGCAAGAAGCAAATTGACTTCAATGAAATGGTTAAGTTGGTGTGTTTCATGGCTAAGATGAACACTGTGGAGTGCTTAGTCTCTCTGATCGAACCTAAGAACATCCAAGAAGCGTTGGAGGATGAATACTAG
- the LOC106313613 gene encoding protein transport Sec1b-like isoform X1, whose protein sequence is MSFSDSGSYSNGGDHKSFRQITRERLLYEMLMPEKNGTPISVWKVLILDKFTVKVMSSVAKMSEISQQGISLAEVITRQRQPMTSFDAIYFIQPTESNVNAFLSDMTGKSPLYKKAFVFFSSPVSRSFVTLIRKDMRAMKRISALKEMNLEYISMDIQGFVTNNENALEDLYSDEENHQRADYCLNVVAKRIATVLASLKEYPFVRYRGAKALDATTMTTYRELIPTKLAAGVWNCLARYKQTIEDFPQTETCELLILDRSIDQIAPLIHEWTYDAMCHDLLKMEGNKYTYEVPSRSGGDPEMREVLLDEEDPIWVELRDVHIADASERLHEKMTNFVSKNKAAQLKHSSKDSGDISSKDLKKVVHALPQYSEQIDKLSLHVEIARTINRTIMEQGLRELGKLEQDLVFGDAGRKDVIKFLSTNNVINQESKLRLMMILAAIYPKKFEGEKGRKMMELAKLSGDDVVAVNNLRLLGPVHTESKRSTTGSFSLKFDVLKKKRAARKDRVGETQTWQLSRFYPIVEELVEKLNKGHLPKQDYPCMNEPKPTFYSASQSPSASPVLPHSRRTPTWARRHLSEDGYFSDSVLGRASSGFKKKGQRIFVFIVGGATRSELRVCHKLTEKLDREVILGSSSFLDPQTFLTKMKQINEEEEISLDDIDI, encoded by the exons ATGTCTTTCTCCGATTCCGGATCCTACTCAAATGGCGGAGATCACAAGAGTTTCAGGCAAATCACCCGCGAGA GATTACTGTATGAAATGCTTATGCCAGAGAAAAATGGGACCCCCATATCAGTTTGGAAG GTGCTTATTCTGGACAAGTTCACAGTGAAGGTTATGTCATCTGTTGCCAAAATGTCTGAGATCTCACAACAAGGCATTTCTT TGGCTGAGGTCATAACTAGACAGAGGCAACCTATGACTTCCTTTGATGCCATATACTTCATTCAACCGACCGAATCAAA TGTCAATGCGTTTTTGTCTGATATGACTGGAAAATCACCGCTTTACAAAAA GGCTTTCGTTTTCTTTAGCTCTCCTGTTTCGAGAAGCTTTGTTACTCTCATCAGGAAGGACATGAGAGCGATGAAACGAATTAGCGCATTGAAAGAG ATGAACTTGGAGTACATTAGCATGGACATTCAG GGGTTCGTTACGAATAACGAAAACGCTCTGGAAGATCTTTATAGCGACGAGGAGAACCATCAGAGAGCAGATTATTGCTTGAATGTGGTAGCTAAACGCATTGCTACAGTTTTGGCTTCACTAAAG GAATACCCCTTTGTGCGCTACCGTGGAGCCAAAGCTCTTGATGCTACAACAATGACAACTTACCGAGAGTTGATTCCTACAAAGCTTGCTGCTGGTGTATGGAACTGTCTGGCAAGATACAAACAGACAATCGAAGATTTTCCTCAGACTGAAACATGTGAACTACTTATCCTGGATCGATCCATAGACCAG ATCGCACCTCTCATTCATGAGTGGACATATGATGCAATGTGCCATGATTTGCTTAAGATGGAAGGAAATAAATATACATACGAG GTTCCGAGTAGAAGTGGTGGTGATCCTGAAATGAGAGAGGTTCTTTTAGATGAAGAAGATCCCATTTGGGTGGAGCTTCGTGATGTTCATATTGCAGAT GCAAGTGAAAGATTGCATGAGAAGATGACAAACTTCGTGTCGAAGAACAAAGCCGCGCAATTGAAACACAGTTCAAA AGACTCTGGTGACATTTCATCAAAAGATTTGAAGAAGGTGGTTCACGCTTTGCCACAGTACAGTGAGCAAATTGACAAGCTCTCACTTCATGTAGAG ATTGCTAGAACAATTAACAGAACAATAATGGAGCAAGGTCTAAGAGAACTCGGGAAGCTAGAGCAGGACCTTGTTTTTGGGGATGCTGGAAGAAAAGACGTCATCAAATTCTTGAGCACCAACAAT GTTATAAACCAAGAAAGCAAGCTACGGTTGATGATGATTCTTGCCGCAATCTACCCCAAGAAGTTTGAAGGTGAAAAGGGACGAAAGATGATGGAG CTAGCGAAATTGTCGGGGGATGATGTAGTAGCTGTGAACAATTTGAGATTACTTGGACCAGTACATACAGAATCTAAACGGAGCACAACAGGATCTTTCTCTCTCAAGTTTGATGTCCTTAAG AAGAAGCGAGCGGCTCGTAAAGACCGGGTTGGTGAAACTCAAACATGGCAACTGTCTCGTTTTTATCCAATCGTAGAG GAACTTGTTGAGAAACTTAACAAAGGTCATTTGCCAAAGCAAGACTATCCTTGTATGAATGAACCAAAACCAACCTTTTATTCTGCCTCTCAGTCTCCATCAGCGAGTCCAGTATTGCCTCATTCAAGACGAACACCAACTTGGGCAAGGCGCCATCTTTCTGAGGATGGATATTTCAG TGACTCAGTTCTAGGACGAGCATCTAGCGGATTCAAGAAAAAGGGGCAGAGGATTTTCGTCTTCATAGTAGGAGGAGCAACGAGATCTGAG CTAAGGGTTTGCCACAAACTTACGGAGAAGCTTGACAGAGAAGTTATCCTAGGCTCCTCCAGCTTCCTTGATCCCCAAACTTTCCTTACT AAAATGAAACAAATAAATGAAGAAGAGGAGATTTCACTGGATGATATCGACATCTAA
- the LOC106313613 gene encoding protein transport Sec1b-like isoform X2 has translation MSFSDSGSYSNGGDHKSFRQITRERLLYEMLMPEKNGTPISVWKVLILDKFTVKVMSSVAKMSEISQQGISLAEVITRQRQPMTSFDAIYFIQPTESNVNAFLSDMTGKSPLYKKAFVFFSSPVSRSFVTLIRKDMRAMKRISALKEMNLEYISMDIQGFVTNNENALEDLYSDEENHQRADYCLNVVAKRIATVLASLKEYPFVRYRGAKALDATTMTTYRELIPTKLAAGVWNCLARYKQTIEDFPQTETCELLILDRSIDQIAPLIHEWTYDAMCHDLLKMEGNKYTYEVPSRSGGDPEMREVLLDEEDPIWVELRDVHIADASERLHEKMTNFVSKNKAAQLKHSSKDSGDISSKDLKKVVHALPQYSEQIDKLSLHVEIARTINRTIMEQGLRELGKLEQDLVFGDAGRKDVIKFLSTNNVINQESKLRLMMILAAIYPKKFEGEKGRKMMELAKLSGDDVVAVNNLRLLGPVHTESKRSTTGSFSLKFDVLKKRAARKDRVGETQTWQLSRFYPIVEELVEKLNKGHLPKQDYPCMNEPKPTFYSASQSPSASPVLPHSRRTPTWARRHLSEDGYFSDSVLGRASSGFKKKGQRIFVFIVGGATRSELRVCHKLTEKLDREVILGSSSFLDPQTFLTKMKQINEEEEISLDDIDI, from the exons ATGTCTTTCTCCGATTCCGGATCCTACTCAAATGGCGGAGATCACAAGAGTTTCAGGCAAATCACCCGCGAGA GATTACTGTATGAAATGCTTATGCCAGAGAAAAATGGGACCCCCATATCAGTTTGGAAG GTGCTTATTCTGGACAAGTTCACAGTGAAGGTTATGTCATCTGTTGCCAAAATGTCTGAGATCTCACAACAAGGCATTTCTT TGGCTGAGGTCATAACTAGACAGAGGCAACCTATGACTTCCTTTGATGCCATATACTTCATTCAACCGACCGAATCAAA TGTCAATGCGTTTTTGTCTGATATGACTGGAAAATCACCGCTTTACAAAAA GGCTTTCGTTTTCTTTAGCTCTCCTGTTTCGAGAAGCTTTGTTACTCTCATCAGGAAGGACATGAGAGCGATGAAACGAATTAGCGCATTGAAAGAG ATGAACTTGGAGTACATTAGCATGGACATTCAG GGGTTCGTTACGAATAACGAAAACGCTCTGGAAGATCTTTATAGCGACGAGGAGAACCATCAGAGAGCAGATTATTGCTTGAATGTGGTAGCTAAACGCATTGCTACAGTTTTGGCTTCACTAAAG GAATACCCCTTTGTGCGCTACCGTGGAGCCAAAGCTCTTGATGCTACAACAATGACAACTTACCGAGAGTTGATTCCTACAAAGCTTGCTGCTGGTGTATGGAACTGTCTGGCAAGATACAAACAGACAATCGAAGATTTTCCTCAGACTGAAACATGTGAACTACTTATCCTGGATCGATCCATAGACCAG ATCGCACCTCTCATTCATGAGTGGACATATGATGCAATGTGCCATGATTTGCTTAAGATGGAAGGAAATAAATATACATACGAG GTTCCGAGTAGAAGTGGTGGTGATCCTGAAATGAGAGAGGTTCTTTTAGATGAAGAAGATCCCATTTGGGTGGAGCTTCGTGATGTTCATATTGCAGAT GCAAGTGAAAGATTGCATGAGAAGATGACAAACTTCGTGTCGAAGAACAAAGCCGCGCAATTGAAACACAGTTCAAA AGACTCTGGTGACATTTCATCAAAAGATTTGAAGAAGGTGGTTCACGCTTTGCCACAGTACAGTGAGCAAATTGACAAGCTCTCACTTCATGTAGAG ATTGCTAGAACAATTAACAGAACAATAATGGAGCAAGGTCTAAGAGAACTCGGGAAGCTAGAGCAGGACCTTGTTTTTGGGGATGCTGGAAGAAAAGACGTCATCAAATTCTTGAGCACCAACAAT GTTATAAACCAAGAAAGCAAGCTACGGTTGATGATGATTCTTGCCGCAATCTACCCCAAGAAGTTTGAAGGTGAAAAGGGACGAAAGATGATGGAG CTAGCGAAATTGTCGGGGGATGATGTAGTAGCTGTGAACAATTTGAGATTACTTGGACCAGTACATACAGAATCTAAACGGAGCACAACAGGATCTTTCTCTCTCAAGTTTGATGTCCTTAAG AAGCGAGCGGCTCGTAAAGACCGGGTTGGTGAAACTCAAACATGGCAACTGTCTCGTTTTTATCCAATCGTAGAG GAACTTGTTGAGAAACTTAACAAAGGTCATTTGCCAAAGCAAGACTATCCTTGTATGAATGAACCAAAACCAACCTTTTATTCTGCCTCTCAGTCTCCATCAGCGAGTCCAGTATTGCCTCATTCAAGACGAACACCAACTTGGGCAAGGCGCCATCTTTCTGAGGATGGATATTTCAG TGACTCAGTTCTAGGACGAGCATCTAGCGGATTCAAGAAAAAGGGGCAGAGGATTTTCGTCTTCATAGTAGGAGGAGCAACGAGATCTGAG CTAAGGGTTTGCCACAAACTTACGGAGAAGCTTGACAGAGAAGTTATCCTAGGCTCCTCCAGCTTCCTTGATCCCCAAACTTTCCTTACT AAAATGAAACAAATAAATGAAGAAGAGGAGATTTCACTGGATGATATCGACATCTAA